One Oncorhynchus masou masou isolate Uvic2021 chromosome 18, UVic_Omas_1.1, whole genome shotgun sequence DNA window includes the following coding sequences:
- the mylpfb gene encoding myosin regulatory light chain 2, skeletal muscle encodes MAPKKAKKRQQQGEGGSSNVFSMFEQSQIQEYKEAFTIIDQNRDGIISKDDLRDVLATMGQLNVKNEELEAMIKEASGPINFTVFLTMFGEKLKGADPEDVIVSAFKVLDPEATGFIKKEFIEELLTTQCDRFTAEEMSNLWAAFPPDVAGNVDYKQICYVITHGEEKEDE; translated from the exons ATG GCACCCAAGAAAGCCAAGAAGAGACAGCAGCAGGGAGAGGGTGGATCCTCCAATGTGTTCTCCATGTTTGAGCAGAGCCAGATTCAGGAGTACAAGGAG GCTTTCACAATCATTGATCAGAACAGAGACGGAATCATCAGCAAGGATGATCTTAGGGATGTGCTGGCCACTATGGGTCAACTGAATGTGAAGAATGAGGAGCTGGAAGCCATGATCAAGGAGGCCAGCGGCCCCATCAACTTCACCGTCTTCCTCACCATGTTCGGCGAGAAGCTGAAGG GTGCTGATCCCGAGGATGTTATTGTGAGTGCTTTCAAGGTCCTGGACCCCGAGGCTACCGGCTTCATCAAGAAGGAATT CATTGAGGAGCTCCTGACCACCCAGTGCGACAGGTTCACCGCTGAGGAG ATGTCCAACCTGTGGGCTGCCTTTCCCCCAGATGTGGCTGGCAACGTTGACTATAAACAGATCTGCTATGTCATCACACacggagaggagaaggaggatgagtAA